The Leptospira johnsonii genome window below encodes:
- a CDS encoding cysteine desulfurase family protein — MKRIKYFDYNATHPPIPGLLSKILEEYEEDFFNPSGPTRFSLARQGKIEDARKVLAKLTGKDPKGFVFVSSGTEADYSLIYYAKQFVNTTAYLSPFEHAAMYSSFRSLGIPYKILGADKSGLVSPTELESYLKNDPGPVFVLHAGNETGAIQPIEELAEVSAKYGMPFYSDLIQSFSKIPIPFSVLNGFTFSGHKIGGGLGSSVLWFDPKHLPEGGVFQGGNQENGHRAGTENSPSILALAEAAKIQFAEMENKNKRLEHYRNAIESKLKSLGAEIVAENSPRLLSTTFALLPLDDLDFFMMGMEEKGFAVSTGSSCKSRAREAAPSLLAMGYSQEEALRAIRISTGLYTTEEEVDSLLIALEETILSIR, encoded by the coding sequence ATGAAAAGAATTAAATACTTCGATTATAATGCAACCCATCCTCCTATTCCAGGTTTATTAAGTAAGATCTTAGAAGAATACGAGGAAGACTTTTTCAATCCTTCGGGACCGACTCGATTTTCCTTGGCAAGACAGGGTAAAATTGAAGACGCTAGAAAGGTATTGGCAAAACTCACAGGAAAAGATCCGAAAGGATTCGTATTCGTATCCTCGGGAACGGAAGCGGATTATTCTTTAATTTATTACGCAAAACAGTTTGTCAATACCACTGCATATCTTTCACCTTTCGAACATGCAGCCATGTATTCTTCTTTTAGAAGTTTAGGAATTCCTTATAAAATATTAGGAGCCGATAAATCAGGGCTCGTTTCTCCAACAGAATTAGAATCATATCTGAAGAATGACCCGGGACCAGTTTTTGTCCTTCACGCAGGCAACGAAACAGGTGCGATCCAACCGATCGAAGAACTAGCAGAAGTATCTGCAAAATACGGGATGCCTTTTTATTCGGATCTGATCCAATCCTTCTCTAAAATTCCCATACCTTTTTCCGTTCTTAACGGATTTACGTTCTCCGGCCATAAAATTGGCGGAGGTTTAGGATCTTCCGTTTTATGGTTCGATCCAAAACATCTACCGGAAGGTGGAGTCTTTCAAGGTGGAAATCAGGAGAATGGGCATAGAGCAGGCACTGAAAATTCTCCTTCCATCTTGGCGTTAGCAGAAGCTGCAAAAATACAATTTGCTGAAATGGAAAATAAGAACAAAAGATTGGAACATTATAGAAATGCAATAGAGTCTAAACTCAAAAGTTTAGGAGCAGAAATTGTAGCTGAGAATTCTCCAAGGCTTCTTTCCACAACATTTGCCTTACTTCCTTTGGACGATCTGGACTTTTTTATGATGGGAATGGAAGAGAAAGGATTCGCAGTTTCTACAGGATCTTCCTGTAAATCAAGGGCCAGAGAAGCAGCTCCTTCTTTATTGGCAATGGGTTATTCTCAGGAAGAAGCTCTCAGAGCAATCAGGATCTCCACCGGTTTATATACAACGGAAGAAGAAGTTGATTCTCTTCTAATTGCTTTGGAAGAAACTATTCTTTCTATTAGATAA
- a CDS encoding deoxyguanosinetriphosphate triphosphohydrolase, giving the protein MQKDRNQIIQAENSLLAGYAVLQGDTGGREYKEEEHPYRIPFQRDRDRVVHSSAFKRLQYKTQVFVYSVGENYRNRLTHTLEVAGISRTIASALGLNSLLAETIALAHDLGHTPFGHAGQDMLSDLMGEFGGFEHNKQSVRIVTILETRYPEFPGLNLSKETLKGMMKHGAEYGGSTLGTERKDEGPSLEAQCADVADEIAYTSHDIDDGLEMGYLKSEDLNSLSLWAETSEIVKKKFPKLDGKVFVRTVIRELTNSMVSSMISTIESRISDWKIRDRSDLNNAYQEGKRIATYEPSYGEKVRELKSFLYKTLYRHPSVVVTSDQGRDIIETLFFHFRKQPDSIPETYKRRIEKEGLERCVCDYVAGMTDRYAEEMASSIRK; this is encoded by the coding sequence GTGCAAAAAGACCGAAACCAAATCATCCAAGCCGAAAATTCTCTACTAGCAGGCTATGCAGTTTTACAGGGCGATACCGGCGGAAGAGAATATAAGGAAGAAGAACACCCATACCGAATCCCTTTCCAAAGAGATAGAGATAGGGTAGTTCATTCCAGCGCATTCAAAAGATTACAATATAAGACCCAGGTTTTTGTTTATTCGGTAGGTGAGAATTATAGAAATCGTCTCACTCATACTTTGGAAGTTGCCGGAATATCTAGAACGATCGCTTCGGCATTAGGACTCAACTCCTTACTTGCAGAAACAATCGCTCTCGCACATGATCTGGGACATACTCCCTTCGGACATGCAGGCCAGGATATGCTTTCCGATCTAATGGGAGAATTCGGTGGATTCGAACATAATAAACAATCTGTTCGGATCGTTACTATATTAGAAACACGTTATCCGGAATTTCCAGGGCTGAACCTTTCCAAAGAAACCTTAAAAGGTATGATGAAACATGGAGCTGAATACGGAGGTTCCACTCTAGGGACTGAAAGAAAAGACGAAGGCCCAAGTTTAGAAGCTCAATGTGCGGATGTGGCTGACGAGATCGCATACACTAGCCATGATATAGATGATGGCTTGGAAATGGGTTATCTAAAATCGGAAGATCTAAACTCACTCTCTCTCTGGGCAGAAACTTCTGAAATCGTAAAGAAGAAGTTTCCTAAACTGGACGGAAAAGTATTCGTTAGAACTGTGATCCGAGAACTGACAAATAGTATGGTCTCTAGCATGATCTCCACCATTGAATCCAGGATCTCAGACTGGAAAATCCGGGATCGCTCCGATCTGAATAATGCCTACCAAGAAGGTAAAAGGATTGCCACTTATGAACCTTCTTATGGGGAGAAGGTCCGGGAATTAAAATCTTTTCTATACAAAACTTTATACAGACATCCTTCCGTGGTGGTTACAAGCGATCAAGGAAGAGATATTATAGAAACATTATTCTTTCATTTTAGAAAACAACCTGATTCCATCCCAGAAACGTACAAGAGAAGGATCGAAAAAGAAGGCCTAGAAAGATGCGTGTGCGACTATGTAGCAGGAATGACGGATCGATACGCAGAAGAAATGGCATCCAGTATTCGGAAGTGA
- a CDS encoding DedA family protein → MDLVNIPDLVNFFSRFGNEFAYLAVFSTLILCGFGLPVPEDISLVSGGVLAGLGYANEHVMFGVGMAGVLVGDGSVFLLGRIFGEKVLRIPFIAKFLTPERFSKVQEKFSQYGNWVVFMARFMPGLRMPIYLTAGTSDRISFFRFLFLDMFAAAISVPIWVYLGHYGAKNLDQLSNLVHQGQITVFALLGILVLVLVLYFTIKKKRSGK, encoded by the coding sequence ATGGATCTAGTTAATATCCCGGATTTAGTAAATTTTTTTTCACGCTTTGGTAATGAGTTCGCATACTTAGCAGTTTTCTCCACCCTGATTCTCTGTGGCTTCGGTCTTCCGGTTCCTGAGGATATTTCCCTCGTTTCTGGAGGAGTTTTGGCCGGTTTAGGATACGCAAACGAACATGTAATGTTCGGTGTAGGAATGGCAGGAGTTCTTGTAGGGGACGGTTCCGTATTTTTACTCGGAAGGATTTTCGGAGAGAAAGTATTACGAATTCCTTTTATCGCCAAATTTTTGACCCCGGAAAGATTTTCCAAAGTACAAGAGAAGTTTTCCCAATACGGGAACTGGGTGGTATTCATGGCAAGGTTCATGCCCGGTCTCAGAATGCCTATTTATCTAACGGCTGGTACTTCTGACAGGATCTCTTTCTTTAGATTTTTGTTTTTGGATATGTTCGCTGCAGCGATTTCCGTTCCGATCTGGGTCTATCTTGGACACTATGGCGCAAAAAACTTGGACCAGCTCAGCAACTTAGTCCACCAAGGGCAAATTACAGTCTTTGCATTATTAGGGATCCTTGTATTAGTCCTAGTTCTATATTTCACTATCAAAAAGAAACGTTCCGGGAAATAA
- a CDS encoding HNH endonuclease has protein sequence MDVLTQPVLVLNATYVPVAIRTVKDAVILLVLKKAELIKDEKSLFIRSEKLKFTTPRIILLIDYYKVPKRKHKLSRENIFLRDNHECVYCRRKLPSSRLTLDHVIPKSRWEEIPREKKPKDYHTWENLVTACRDCNTQKGNKLLQELKWEIPENRSTNKRRFPQFSVSTQLVEKFGWADYIHI, from the coding sequence ATGGATGTTCTTACCCAACCTGTGTTGGTACTGAACGCAACCTATGTCCCGGTTGCGATCCGAACCGTCAAAGACGCCGTTATTCTTCTCGTCCTTAAAAAAGCAGAACTCATCAAAGACGAAAAAAGCCTATTCATTCGCTCGGAAAAGCTTAAGTTTACCACTCCTAGAATCATTCTACTCATAGACTATTACAAGGTCCCTAAACGTAAGCATAAACTCTCTCGTGAAAATATATTCCTCAGAGATAATCATGAATGCGTGTATTGTAGACGTAAACTTCCTTCTTCCAGACTTACCTTGGATCATGTGATCCCAAAAAGCCGATGGGAAGAGATCCCAAGGGAAAAAAAACCGAAGGACTATCATACCTGGGAAAACCTGGTCACTGCCTGCAGGGACTGTAATACCCAAAAAGGAAACAAACTTCTACAAGAACTCAAGTGGGAGATCCCGGAAAATCGGTCGACAAACAAGAGACGTTTTCCACAGTTTTCAGTATCCACCCAATTGGTCGAAAAATTCGGCTGGGCGGATTATATACATATCTAA
- a CDS encoding LIC11661 family lipoprotein codes for MNLFLSGRISKFFPTLLLILSLFSCYNYSTNRIVTTPPTLVGITLIGTGVYELRLRAGNPEAFFNGYTLYTGSTADASRNPSDFSSGKGCELPLNMLPNQPKEYSIEVNPTAGPLAVPGAGENTNRVCKIVATLNSGDYVTLRSSVISLDLNSGTKDIYVFSMPSNTLQVP; via the coding sequence ATGAATCTTTTTTTATCCGGAAGAATATCGAAATTCTTTCCTACCTTACTTCTAATTCTTTCCTTATTCTCTTGTTATAATTATTCAACGAATCGGATCGTAACCACACCACCTACTTTGGTAGGGATCACTTTAATCGGCACCGGAGTATACGAACTCAGGCTGAGAGCCGGAAATCCGGAAGCATTTTTTAACGGTTATACTTTGTACACTGGAAGTACTGCGGACGCATCTAGGAATCCTTCCGATTTTTCTTCCGGAAAAGGATGTGAACTTCCTTTGAACATGCTTCCGAACCAACCAAAAGAATATTCTATAGAAGTAAATCCAACTGCAGGTCCTCTCGCAGTTCCAGGCGCTGGAGAAAATACAAACCGTGTCTGTAAGATTGTGGCTACATTGAACTCAGGAGATTACGTGACTCTTAGATCTTCTGTAATTTCTTTGGATCTGAACAGTGGCACCAAGGATATCTATGTATTCTCCATGCCTTCGAATACATTACAAGTTCCTTAA
- a CDS encoding molecular chaperone DnaJ, giving the protein MEDGDLLSRALDFYGLPKKFDANLVRSRFRELSRKYHPDSGEYETDLLFKELVQLRDVLLSSLENETFVSLENSKEDPEGFQFYKLAKQKAANAIEKYFQFTDGNPVYLKKEDNPALLRLREELKAAKEELEEFLGKFPKSIWKEDTETTLKKISVWFKD; this is encoded by the coding sequence TTGGAAGACGGGGACCTGCTGAGCCGTGCCCTGGACTTTTACGGACTGCCTAAAAAATTCGACGCAAATCTAGTCCGGAGCAGATTCCGGGAACTCTCTCGTAAATATCATCCGGATTCCGGAGAATACGAAACAGATCTTTTGTTTAAAGAGCTTGTACAGCTAAGGGATGTTCTACTTTCTTCTCTCGAAAACGAAACTTTCGTAAGTTTAGAAAATTCTAAAGAAGATCCGGAAGGATTCCAATTCTATAAACTAGCCAAACAGAAAGCGGCCAATGCTATCGAAAAATATTTTCAGTTCACAGACGGAAATCCTGTATACCTGAAAAAAGAAGACAATCCAGCGCTTTTACGTTTAAGAGAAGAACTGAAAGCAGCTAAGGAAGAATTAGAAGAGTTCTTGGGAAAATTTCCCAAAAGTATCTGGAAAGAAGATACGGAAACTACACTTAAAAAAATAAGCGTTTGGTTTAAAGATTAA
- the fliS gene encoding flagellar export chaperone FliS, with amino-acid sequence MSLARKSTASVEQYKSNEISTVSQGRLIVMLYEGAIRFLNVAIENNTPRKYDVVNNHILKAQEIVTELMLALNMENGGEVANNLLGIYVYIKKRLLEANMKKDSEILSEIIKYLEDLKLAWEEIEKKEKTSSVVPLPTAGSPRTGLSLQG; translated from the coding sequence ATGTCACTTGCTAGAAAATCGACGGCCTCCGTCGAACAGTATAAATCTAATGAAATTTCTACTGTGAGTCAGGGCCGGCTAATCGTGATGTTATATGAAGGGGCAATCCGCTTCCTGAACGTTGCCATCGAGAATAATACACCCCGCAAGTACGACGTGGTGAACAATCATATCCTGAAAGCCCAAGAGATAGTGACTGAGTTGATGCTTGCCTTGAACATGGAAAACGGGGGAGAGGTCGCAAATAACCTGCTTGGTATTTATGTTTATATTAAAAAGCGCTTATTAGAAGCCAATATGAAGAAGGATAGCGAGATACTTTCCGAGATCATCAAATATCTGGAAGATCTAAAACTTGCTTGGGAAGAAATTGAGAAGAAGGAAAAAACTTCTTCCGTAGTCCCATTGCCTACTGCAGGTTCACCTAGAACAGGACTCTCCCTCCAAGGTTAA
- the purN gene encoding phosphoribosylglycinamide formyltransferase gives MASLIPKPRKKLVFLASGRGSNLETVLQVIKKGKIPGNPAFLVTDNPEAPSIQIAARYNVPSKILDWKSYSKKEEYHRDLLKFLQEISPDLIVACGYMRILKPEIIQAFPNRIINIHPSLLPSFAGLHAQKQAFEYGVKIAGCTAHFVDEGVDSGPIILQGVVKIEEGMTERELTLAILKEEHKILPLAVKYFCEDRLSIKDRKVSIL, from the coding sequence TTGGCAAGTCTGATTCCCAAACCCAGAAAAAAGCTTGTCTTTTTGGCCTCTGGGCGGGGGAGCAACCTGGAAACTGTCCTTCAGGTGATCAAAAAGGGAAAAATCCCGGGAAATCCTGCATTTTTAGTCACTGACAACCCAGAAGCGCCTTCTATCCAGATTGCGGCCCGTTATAATGTCCCATCCAAAATCCTAGACTGGAAGTCTTATTCCAAAAAAGAAGAATATCATAGAGATCTGTTGAAGTTCCTACAAGAGATCTCTCCGGATCTGATCGTGGCATGCGGGTACATGAGAATTCTCAAGCCGGAGATCATCCAAGCCTTTCCAAATCGGATCATCAATATACATCCTTCTCTACTTCCTTCCTTTGCGGGCCTACATGCTCAGAAGCAGGCATTCGAGTATGGAGTGAAAATCGCGGGCTGCACGGCTCATTTTGTGGATGAGGGTGTGGATTCCGGTCCAATCATTTTGCAGGGAGTTGTTAAAATCGAAGAAGGAATGACCGAAAGAGAATTGACTCTTGCGATTCTCAAAGAGGAACATAAAATCCTGCCCCTCGCGGTTAAATACTTCTGCGAAGATCGGCTCTCCATTAAAGACAGGAAGGTCTCAATCCTCTAG
- the purH gene encoding bifunctional phosphoribosylaminoimidazolecarboxamide formyltransferase/IMP cyclohydrolase — MIKITRALISVSDKTGLIGFAKYLESKGVEIISTGGTLKTLTENGIKAIAIDDYTGFPEILDGRVKTLHPKVHGGLLGVISKPEHKQKMEELKIPKIDLVVVNLYPFVQTVSKPGVHLDEAIENIDIGGPSMIRSASKNYRHTVVVTDPNDYKTVEESMKVNDGSVDADTSFLLMRKAFSHTAMYDTAISSWFNKLAGEKFPDILNLSFTKKQKLRYGENPHQGAAFYEPLFTKSEFSPLQGKELSFNNMLDFDAAFHISALLPDNTVCIIKHLNPCGIAYADDTLEAFRLAKRTDPISAFGGIIGIKGTVTGELAVLIGETFVEGVIAQKFEPAALEYFSKKPNVRLIEIQNFQEALDEMDLRPIHHGILLQDRDYATITEKDLKIVSKKQPTEEDIRGLMFAWSTVKFIKSNAIVYTEENATLGIGAGQMSRVDSVQLGATKALNVGLSVVGSYVASDAFFPFRDGIDAIAKVGAKAIIQPGGSIRDEEVIKAADEHGLIMVFTGMRHFRH; from the coding sequence ATGATCAAAATCACTCGTGCCCTCATTTCAGTTAGCGATAAAACAGGACTTATCGGATTCGCTAAGTATCTAGAATCCAAAGGAGTGGAAATCATTTCCACTGGCGGAACCCTCAAAACACTCACCGAAAACGGAATCAAAGCTATCGCTATAGACGATTATACCGGATTTCCGGAAATTTTGGACGGAAGAGTAAAAACTCTCCATCCTAAAGTTCACGGAGGACTCTTGGGTGTGATCTCCAAACCGGAACACAAACAAAAGATGGAAGAATTAAAAATTCCTAAGATCGATCTAGTGGTTGTGAACTTATATCCATTCGTACAGACCGTTTCCAAACCCGGGGTTCATCTGGACGAAGCGATAGAAAATATCGATATTGGCGGACCTTCTATGATCCGCTCCGCAAGTAAGAACTATAGACATACAGTTGTAGTTACAGATCCGAACGATTATAAAACTGTAGAAGAATCCATGAAGGTCAACGACGGCTCTGTGGACGCGGACACTTCTTTCCTCCTTATGAGAAAAGCTTTTTCTCATACTGCAATGTACGATACTGCGATCTCTTCTTGGTTCAATAAACTCGCGGGGGAAAAGTTCCCAGATATTCTGAATCTCTCCTTTACCAAAAAACAAAAACTTAGATACGGAGAAAACCCTCACCAGGGGGCCGCTTTCTACGAACCTTTGTTTACCAAGAGCGAATTCTCTCCTCTTCAAGGAAAAGAATTATCTTTTAATAATATGTTGGATTTTGATGCGGCATTCCATATCTCCGCACTTCTTCCTGATAATACTGTTTGTATCATCAAACATTTGAATCCTTGTGGGATCGCATACGCTGATGATACATTAGAAGCATTCCGTCTGGCAAAAAGAACCGATCCTATTTCCGCGTTCGGCGGGATTATCGGGATCAAAGGAACTGTTACTGGGGAACTAGCTGTCCTCATTGGAGAAACATTTGTAGAAGGTGTGATCGCTCAGAAGTTCGAACCTGCCGCTCTGGAATATTTCTCTAAAAAGCCGAACGTTCGTCTGATAGAGATCCAAAATTTCCAAGAAGCCTTGGATGAGATGGATCTAAGACCAATCCATCACGGAATTCTTCTGCAAGATAGAGACTATGCAACCATCACCGAAAAAGATCTAAAGATCGTTTCTAAAAAACAACCTACCGAGGAAGATATCCGAGGTCTGATGTTTGCCTGGTCTACCGTAAAATTTATCAAGTCTAACGCGATCGTTTACACAGAAGAGAACGCTACACTTGGAATTGGTGCTGGACAAATGTCCAGAGTGGATTCGGTCCAACTGGGTGCGACCAAGGCATTAAACGTAGGTCTTTCCGTTGTCGGTTCTTATGTGGCGAGTGATGCATTCTTCCCTTTCAGAGACGGGATAGATGCAATCGCTAAAGTAGGAGCTAAGGCAATCATCCAACCCGGAGGTTCTATCCGGGACGAAGAAGTGATCAAGGCAGCTGACGAGCATGGATTGATCATGGTGTTTACCGGCATGAGGCATTTTAGGCATTAA
- the fsa gene encoding fructose-6-phosphate aldolase codes for MELYLDTANVDEIKEIASYGLLDGVTTNPSLIAKSGRNFKEVIKEICAIVPGPVSAEVIAIKHEDMLKEADELVKIAPNVVIKVPLIPEGLKTVVKLTEKGIPTNVTLCFSAPQALLAAKAGATYISPFIGRVDDTSWDGMELISEIREIYDNYGYETKILAASIRGPMHLKESALRGADCATMPISAYQQLFKHPLTDIGLEKFLEDAKKLKW; via the coding sequence GTGGAATTATATTTAGATACAGCCAATGTGGACGAGATCAAGGAGATCGCGTCCTATGGTCTTTTGGACGGAGTTACTACAAACCCTTCCTTGATCGCTAAATCAGGTCGCAATTTTAAAGAAGTGATCAAAGAGATCTGCGCGATCGTTCCTGGTCCAGTGAGTGCAGAAGTAATCGCAATCAAACACGAAGACATGTTGAAAGAAGCGGACGAATTAGTAAAGATCGCTCCGAACGTTGTCATCAAGGTTCCCTTAATTCCGGAAGGATTAAAAACTGTAGTGAAGCTTACCGAGAAAGGAATTCCTACAAACGTTACCCTTTGTTTTTCAGCACCTCAGGCGCTTCTTGCTGCGAAAGCAGGGGCTACATATATTTCTCCTTTTATAGGTCGTGTGGACGATACTTCTTGGGACGGAATGGAACTGATCTCGGAGATCAGAGAGATCTATGATAACTATGGTTACGAGACTAAGATCTTAGCTGCTTCTATCAGAGGACCGATGCATTTGAAAGAGTCCGCTCTTCGTGGAGCTGACTGTGCGACTATGCCGATTTCCGCTTACCAACAGTTATTCAAACATCCACTGACCGATATCGGTTTGGAAAAATTCTTAGAAGACGCTAAAAAACTGAAGTGGTGA
- a CDS encoding DUF1574 domain-containing protein, whose product MKKKYIYLPVFFLIVLFFADKIFLLDFFQTSFYQEGNPVYYTQRKHLFEKLQKDQSVSKKNLALAFGDSRAYPYSVKTLPSSIQNDWTVYNFSGPQAVPAYGFYWFRKILESGIKPKIAFYVVSPEGFDDSKGLLYEPFLRLGADEEFRKTYWDQFSTSDQLEILKEKFFSIRKVKPGFKLFWSRLTGGKLKQYRADQNHENLILELGNGEQLAYASASNNPKKLEKDALRLKSIYLSGFTPGEIEYFFVEEFLKLGKQNGVKTYLIWPKVYPGYRAGYYELGLEKSWWPRMQELASKYGATAADMNTLSSCDLYYDGSHQSVLCILEQSEILMDDYSGKRKLP is encoded by the coding sequence ATGAAAAAGAAATATATCTATCTTCCTGTATTCTTCCTGATCGTTTTATTCTTTGCGGATAAAATTTTCCTTTTGGACTTCTTTCAAACTTCTTTTTACCAAGAAGGAAATCCGGTCTATTATACTCAAAGAAAACATCTATTTGAGAAACTCCAAAAGGACCAATCGGTTTCTAAAAAGAACTTAGCTCTTGCGTTTGGAGATTCACGGGCATATCCGTATTCAGTAAAAACTCTTCCTTCATCTATCCAGAATGATTGGACAGTGTATAATTTTTCAGGTCCACAGGCGGTTCCTGCTTACGGTTTCTATTGGTTTCGTAAAATTTTAGAATCCGGAATTAAACCTAAGATCGCATTTTATGTAGTCAGCCCTGAAGGATTTGACGATTCCAAGGGGTTATTGTACGAACCTTTTTTAAGATTAGGTGCGGACGAAGAATTTAGAAAAACGTATTGGGACCAGTTTTCTACTTCTGACCAATTGGAAATTCTAAAAGAAAAGTTCTTTTCTATTAGAAAGGTCAAGCCTGGTTTCAAATTATTCTGGTCGAGGTTGACCGGCGGAAAACTTAAACAGTATAGAGCTGACCAAAATCATGAAAATCTGATTTTGGAATTGGGAAACGGAGAGCAACTTGCTTATGCGAGTGCCAGTAATAATCCTAAAAAATTGGAAAAAGACGCTCTTAGATTAAAAAGTATTTATCTATCTGGTTTCACTCCCGGTGAAATAGAATATTTTTTCGTAGAAGAATTCCTAAAACTTGGAAAACAAAACGGTGTAAAAACCTATCTCATCTGGCCCAAAGTGTATCCCGGATACAGAGCCGGATATTACGAATTAGGTTTGGAAAAATCCTGGTGGCCCAGAATGCAAGAGTTGGCGTCTAAATACGGTGCAACTGCTGCAGATATGAATACTCTAAGTTCCTGCGATCTATATTACGACGGTTCTCATCAAAGTGTACTTTGTATATTAGAACAATCTGAAATATTGATGGATGATTATTCCGGTAAAAGAAAGTTACCTTAG
- a CDS encoding MBOAT family O-acyltransferase, with amino-acid sequence MTFTSLEFLFFFCLVFLVYWNLPDALKKYFLILSSALFYAFSSWKFLFHLILVVSINWVFLRFFLAKKWFLPVSIGFNVLNLAFFKYFYFFADLVGIFLGIPDFQNKVSLDGILSKSLDWAGFEVILPLTISYYTFQFISLLVDKKKGTITEEIGFFKLASYIFLFPVMIAGPILRFNDVAAQFDSPKMEKEDMVDGLWLVVIGLFKKSVVSVLMSGSIFQVFAETSAFSGAALLSTVYFFAIYLYLDFSGLTDIARGMGKLLGFTLPQNFRAPFFFDGFGDFWRRWHLTFSFWIRDYLYIPLGGSRSGTLRTCFNYLVAFGLGGLWHGANLNYLLWGVLTGLYLSIERVLNDWKIKILPEIPYVKRTITYLFVLNIYSISWVLFFTPDFGSAVAAVQRIFLWSNGVAFPNMEPCIFALLVAILFHSAEEWPEKFKVGLKWKTVLLPVVWILVLLALPSGNADFFYGQF; translated from the coding sequence ATGACTTTTACCAGTTTAGAATTTTTATTTTTTTTCTGCCTAGTATTTCTGGTGTATTGGAATCTTCCGGACGCTTTAAAGAAATATTTTCTTATCTTAAGTTCAGCGTTATTTTACGCATTCTCCTCTTGGAAGTTTTTATTCCATTTAATCCTTGTTGTGAGTATCAACTGGGTGTTCTTGCGGTTTTTCCTGGCGAAAAAATGGTTCTTACCCGTTTCCATAGGATTCAATGTACTTAATTTAGCTTTTTTTAAATATTTCTATTTTTTCGCGGATCTGGTCGGAATATTCTTAGGAATTCCTGATTTCCAAAACAAGGTCAGTTTGGACGGGATACTTTCCAAATCCCTAGACTGGGCAGGATTCGAAGTAATTCTTCCTTTAACGATCAGTTATTATACATTCCAATTCATTTCCCTTTTAGTAGATAAGAAAAAAGGTACAATCACTGAAGAGATCGGATTTTTTAAATTAGCTTCTTATATTTTCCTTTTTCCAGTCATGATAGCGGGTCCTATATTAAGATTTAATGATGTAGCGGCGCAGTTCGATTCTCCTAAAATGGAAAAAGAAGATATGGTGGACGGGCTATGGCTAGTCGTAATCGGTCTTTTTAAAAAATCCGTGGTTTCTGTTTTGATGTCCGGATCTATCTTCCAAGTATTTGCAGAGACCTCCGCTTTTTCGGGAGCAGCCCTATTAAGCACAGTATATTTCTTTGCGATCTATCTGTATTTGGATTTTTCTGGACTGACTGATATTGCAAGAGGAATGGGAAAACTTTTAGGATTTACTCTTCCTCAAAACTTCAGAGCTCCATTCTTCTTTGATGGTTTTGGGGATTTTTGGAGAAGATGGCATTTGACCTTCTCCTTTTGGATCCGAGATTATTTGTACATTCCTCTCGGCGGTTCCCGAAGCGGAACATTGCGCACTTGTTTCAATTATCTAGTGGCTTTTGGTCTGGGCGGGCTTTGGCATGGAGCCAATTTGAATTATCTTCTTTGGGGAGTTCTGACCGGTTTGTATCTTTCTATAGAAAGAGTATTGAATGATTGGAAGATCAAGATCCTACCGGAGATCCCTTACGTAAAAAGAACAATTACGTATTTATTCGTTCTGAATATTTACAGTATCTCTTGGGTTTTATTCTTCACGCCTGATTTTGGATCTGCTGTGGCAGCGGTGCAAAGAATATTCCTTTGGTCGAATGGAGTAGCCTTTCCGAATATGGAACCTTGTATTTTTGCACTTTTGGTCGCTATCCTATTCCATTCTGCAGAAGAATGGCCCGAAAAATTTAAGGTCGGTCTTAAATGGAAGACTGTGCTTCTTCCTGTAGTATGGATCTTGGTTTTACTTGCTCTACCTAGCGGGAACGCGGATTTCTTTTACGGACAATTCTGA